GATCGCCGACAGTCGCGAAGACACGGCCAGTCGCCGGCAGCTGGTGGCCAACGTGCTGGTCTGCGTGCAGCTGCACGCGAGGAAGTTTCCGCGAATCGAGGGAAAGTTTGTCCTGCAGCAGCTTTGGTCGCTGAGCCTGAGCAACGATCACCAGCCACACGCGGCCCAGATTCTGGTCCATCTGTTCGACGATTTCGTCCATAATTTTGGGCCGGAGTGTGCTCAAGAGCTAGTGGGCGTCACCCAGAATCTGTTACAGTCGCAGGTGCGCGAGGATCGTCGAGCGGCGTACTTTCTCATGCGCAAGCTGCAGGGAATCCAGGAAGTAGTGGCCGCGCTGCAGTGCAGCGAGCAGCAGTGGAGTTCCTACGTTGGCATAATGGAGAATCTGGAAGAGCAGCAGTCTCACCTGGTCCTGCCCACATTGAGCACCCTGCTGCCCCGCTTGGGCTTGATGTCCACCAACCTAAGTGAGGACTGGCTGGCTTGGCTGAGGATTTTGTGCGTTCGCCTCCTGGGCGACAATAACATCCTAGTGCTGCGATGGACCCTCAAGTACTTCTTCTCGCAGGCCAGCCTGACCCAGTTGGCCCGCTTCAATTTGCTGCCAGAGTTCCTGGCGGCCACAAATCGAACGCAATTATTCAATCCGGAGGTGCTCGACAGCCTGACGATGGAGCAATTGAACGACTTTATGAAGGGATTCGAGGTAGAGCCTTTGCTCCAAGCCATCGTGGGAGTCCCGTGGCACTGTGTGCCCCTAGTTTATTGGCTGAACGGTTGGCAGATGGTGGAGTTGCCGGTTGTTTCCAAGGAGCTGCTCCTTCAGTTGTGCGCCCGCGTTCGGTCTTTGCAGAATCCTCATCTGCGGGACGTTGCTATTAAGAATGTTATGTTTTCCTTCTCGGTGAGTAAGAATCTAACAATCAAGTTTATGGCTTGTTTagctattattttattacagaAAACAATAGCCAGTTTGACAATCAGCGAGTACTTGAACTTCATTGAATCCTTGTTCAATACCATCGACGATTACGCGGACCATTATCAACTACAAGATAAAATAGAAAAGTGCAGTAGTTTCGAGGAGCACATTGAGCATTTCAACAGGCGCTGTTGCGAGCTGGTCTCACAAAAGGATTACAAATACGATCTATTCCTTGCGTTCCTGTTAAAATTACGGACCGTCCCAAAGGCCAAACATGGCTGGTGGCGATTCCTACCCTTTTTCCTGCACCAGAACTTGGATAATCCCGAAAATTATCTGGATTTCTACCGATCCGTATATGGCATTGACACATCACTTCTTCAGAGCGGCGTGAGCTTGGATACACTGCAGCAGCATCTGCTCGAGCGCCTCGAGTGCCAGACCAGGGAAGAAAAGTCCTTTGTGCGCGAGCACTGCGTGGATCTGTTTGCCAGCATTAATCTACCGACGTGGGGTAAGCTGCAGGAGTTGAACATTAAGCCCCTGGAACTGCTGGATCAAGGCACCGACAGCACTTTCGGAATCCTAGCAAATCGATTGGCAGAGCATACGCAGCCACTGCAGGACGAGAACATTTTGCCCGCCCTGATTGCCCGCTTGGGGAGATTCAATCTCGCTGAAACGTAAGTAGCATTTAGTATCGGTCAAGAGGGTCTTTTGTTAAAcgtttttggtttaaaaggCAAGCCATCCTAAAGTACGCGGTAGCCAATCTCAATAGAGAGGAATACGAGAAGTGCGTAGTTGATGTTTTGAATAGGAACACCCGCCTGTTGGGTTTCATGGACTCTTCAGACTATATCAAAGCCCCACCATCGTTCGTCCTTAGAGGGCTGTTGGCGGGAGAAACCACTACTGGCGATGCACGGTAAGAAACCTCAACTATCTGTCTTTCTAAGCTCAATTAATATCTTTTATTATTCGGCAGCATTGAAATGGCTTGCGACAATATCAAGGATACTAACACCATGGCGAGAGagcaatttaaagtttatgcCCTCAACAACAAAGACCTGGATGTGGCTAGCATCTGTGACAGTTTGCTAACCATGAACAACGAACTCTCCAGGAAAAAGACGCGGTATTTCGCCAACTCCAAGGAGCACAGAAGAAAAATGC
Above is a genomic segment from Drosophila kikkawai strain 14028-0561.14 chromosome 3R, DkikHiC1v2, whole genome shotgun sequence containing:
- the LOC108075544 gene encoding uncharacterized protein produces the protein MSLPTTRATTATATHAVVQAVESYIQNQNLLGELAELDDMLYDLVDMHKDNELALKRVLQCIYNLLQTNCKWNVRFGPKLFHKLVSVAIADSREDTASRRQLVANVLVCVQLHARKFPRIEGKFVLQQLWSLSLSNDHQPHAAQILVHLFDDFVHNFGPECAQELVGVTQNLLQSQVREDRRAAYFLMRKLQGIQEVVAALQCSEQQWSSYVGIMENLEEQQSHLVLPTLSTLLPRLGLMSTNLSEDWLAWLRILCVRLLGDNNILVLRWTLKYFFSQASLTQLARFNLLPEFLAATNRTQLFNPEVLDSLTMEQLNDFMKGFEVEPLLQAIVGVPWHCVPLVYWLNGWQMVELPVVSKELLLQLCARVRSLQNPHLRDVAIKNVMFSFSKTIASLTISEYLNFIESLFNTIDDYADHYQLQDKIEKCSSFEEHIEHFNRRCCELVSQKDYKYDLFLAFLLKLRTVPKAKHGWWRFLPFFLHQNLDNPENYLDFYRSVYGIDTSLLQSGVSLDTLQQHLLERLECQTREEKSFVREHCVDLFASINLPTWGKLQELNIKPLELLDQGTDSTFGILANRLAEHTQPLQDENILPALIARLGRFNLAETQAILKYAVANLNREEYEKCVVDVLNRNTRLLGFMDSSDYIKAPPSFVLRGLLAGETTTGDARIEMACDNIKDTNTMAREQFKVYALNNKDLDVASICDSLLTMNNELSRKKTRYFANSKEHRRKMRIAKALLDLSDRWTWSDGLWEAALCPNDQLNISFMYEYLVAKMLPSIHPLLEQLKLLPSLKPSQQVSLISVVHIYCLNRWESLDKKLLSGIFADLLPLAMGANFQTRLLAQLVLHRLSIKSEESCLELAIADALKNSIEKTLGDKLSEFQNEARLVLPELGSECVNNISSAILWMTNAPFDENIDSCVGCRYHFRMKLEQVRKTFKAKKSSLAPELALSSTASNGNVQRKMNPVGDIYPDSDFVDAKKPPRDHELIVVASLIDKLPNLGGLARTCEVLGVETLILGLKSHAEKSDFTNLSMTAEKTLDIVEVKPEALAEFLMGKQMEGYKIVGAEQTAHSTNFVDFKFPRKCILLLGHEKHGIPADLIGFLDYAVEIPQFGLVRSLNVHVTGSLFIWEYCKQHLAKE